One genomic window of Struthio camelus isolate bStrCam1 chromosome 1, bStrCam1.hap1, whole genome shotgun sequence includes the following:
- the LOC104147099 gene encoding interferon-induced GTP-binding protein Mx isoform X2 — MNKPHNKPRNQQVMDNKHFLEKRGIALPSTKPLIDASEVPLPPDLDDQEAPVNQNKMASQAEVRKSVLERKPQQQQEQLEKLYYRVRDKMEEHTLYSQYEQKIRPCIDLIDSLRALGVEKDLALPAIAVIGDQSSGKSSVLEALSGIALPRGNGIVTRCPLELKLKKTPATQKWKGKISYRNTSEELQNPSEVEKAIRAAQNIVAGTKGAISRELISLEVWSPTVPDLTLIDLPGIARVAVGDQPEDIGEQIKKLLKNIIGNKETLNLVVVPCNVDIATTEALKMAQEVDPKGERTLGILTKPDLVDKGTEESIVNIIQNLIVPLKKGYMVVKCRGQQDIRNNLTLASAIQQEKEFFETHEHFSILLHEGKATIPLLAEKLTSELVGHIIKTLPALENQIRSELQKTLQELHKYRRGIPTTESDKLIFLTDLIKLFNEDIAHSMYGEEHLSGNEIRLFTKIRREFQNWEGVLQDSSVKVTKIVPKEVWKYEVQYRGRELPGFTNYRTFEDIVKAQIMELEEPAITILNAVVELVEESFLEVTKKHFADFHNLYRAAKARIEDIKEKQAAEAERNIRIQFKMEKIVYCQDYSYIADLKTVKGRKKNSEAKAYPSEVTIGTVSMQDTSFIEEMVSHTQAYFNGARNRLSSQIPLIILFSVLQNFGDTLQTTMLHLLQEKEKLTLLLQEDSEVAKYRHSLSQRVNRLTKACQYLRNFASLQIS, encoded by the exons ATGAACAAGCCACATAATAAGCCAAGAAATCAGCAGGTCATGGATAATAAACATTTTCTGGAGAAAAGAGGCATTGCGTTACCTTCCACAAAACCACTTATAGATGCTTCTGAAGTACCTCTTCCACCGGATTTAGATGATCAAGAAGCTCCTGTGAATCAAAACAAGATGGCATCACAGGCAGAAGTGAGAAAGTCTGTTTTGGAGAGAAAGCCTCAACAGCAACAAGAGCAGCTGGAGAAACTATATTACCGAGTACGAGATAAG ATGGAAGAACACACCTTGTACAGCCAATATGAGCAAAAGATCCGCCCCTGTATTGATCTCATCGACAGCTTGAGGGCTCTTGGAGTAGAAAAAGATCTGGCTTTGCCTGCGATTGCAGTGATCGGAGACCAGAGCTCTGGAAAAAGCTCTGTCCTAGAAGCTCTGTCTGGTATTGCTCTTCCTAGAGGAAATG GTATTGTTACTAGATGTCCCTTGGAACTTAAACTCAAAAAAACACCTGCTACACagaaatggaaagggaaaattAGTTACCGCAATACCAGTGAAGAGCTCCAGAACCCCTCAGAGGTGGAGAAAGCAATAAGAGCAG CCCAGAATATTGTGGCTGGTACCAAAGGTGCCATTAGTAGAGAACTAATTTCCCTGGAAGTCTGGTCCCCAACTGTCCCGGACCTGACACTAATTGATCTTCCTGGAATTGCTAGAGTGGCTGTAGGAGATCAGCCGGAAGACATTGGGGAACAG ATCAAAAAGCTACTTAAAAACATTATTGGCAACAAAGAGACACTCAATTTGGTAGTAGTGCCATGTAATGTGGACATTGCAACAACAGAAGCACTGAAAATGGCTCAAGAGGTGGACCCCAAGGGAGAAAGGACACTAG GAATCCTCACAAAACCTGATTTGGTGGACAAAGGAACTGAAGAGTCTATTGTTAACATAATACAAAATCTGATCGTCCCCCTCAAAAAAGGTTACATGGTCGTGAAGTGTCGTGGGCAACAGGACATCCGCAACAATCTGACCTTAGCCTCTGCCATCCAGCAGGAGAAAGAATTCTTTGAGACTCATGAACATTTTAG CATTCTTCTGCACGAAGGAAAGGCTACTATCCCTCTTCTGGCAGAGAAGCTCACAAGTGAACTTGTGGGACATATTATT AAAACTTTGCCTGCGCTAGAGAACCAAATACGCAGTGAACTCCAAAAAACATTACAAGAACTACACAAATATAGACGAGGCATACCTACAACAGAGTCTGATAAGCTGATTTTCCTTACAGAT CTGATCAAACTGTTTAATGAAGATATTGCCCATTCAATGTATGGAGAGGAACATTTATCTGGAAATGAAATCAGACTGTTTACAAAAATCCGCAGAGAGTTTCAAAATTGGGAAGGAGTTCTCCAAGACAGTAGTGTAAAGG ttacAAAAATTGTACCTAAAGAAGTGTGGAAATACGAAGTGCAGTATCGTGGACGGGAGCTCCCAGGCTTTACCAATTACAGGACATTTGAGGACATTGTAAAAGCACAAATCATGGAACTGGAGGAGCCAGCTATCACAATACTGAACGCTGTGGTTG AACTGGTTGAAGAGTCTTTTCTGGAAGTCACTAAAAAGCATTTTGCTGATTTTCACAATCTATACAGAGCTGCTAAG GCCAGAATTGAAGACATTAAGGAGAAACAAGCAGCAGAGGCCGAAAGAAACATCCGGATCCagtttaaaatggagaaaattgTATATTGCCAGGACTACAGTTATATTGCTGATTTAAAAActgttaagggaagaaaaaagaacagcgAGGCGAAAGCGTACCCATCAGAGGTGACCATTGGAACTGTTTCAATGCAAGATACCTCCTTCATCGAGGAAATGGTTTCTCACACGCAGGCTTACTTCAAT gGAGCAAGGAATCGCCTCTCCAGTCAAATTCCTTTgataattctgttttctgtcctcCAAAACTTTGGAGACACCCTACAGACCACAATGTTACATcttttgcaagaaaaagaaaagttaactcTTCTCCTTCAGGAGGACAGTGAAGTTGCTAAATACAGGCATTCACTCAGTCAACGAGTTAATCGTCTTACCAAAGCCTGCCAATATCTAAGAAACTTTGCCTCTCTGCagatttcttga
- the LOC104147099 gene encoding interferon-induced GTP-binding protein Mx isoform X1, which translates to MNKPHNKPRNQQVMDNKHFLEKRGIALPSTKPLIDASEVPLPPDLDDQEAPVNQNKMASQAEVRKSVLERKPQQQQEQLEKLYYRVRDKQMEEHTLYSQYEQKIRPCIDLIDSLRALGVEKDLALPAIAVIGDQSSGKSSVLEALSGIALPRGNGIVTRCPLELKLKKTPATQKWKGKISYRNTSEELQNPSEVEKAIRAAQNIVAGTKGAISRELISLEVWSPTVPDLTLIDLPGIARVAVGDQPEDIGEQIKKLLKNIIGNKETLNLVVVPCNVDIATTEALKMAQEVDPKGERTLGILTKPDLVDKGTEESIVNIIQNLIVPLKKGYMVVKCRGQQDIRNNLTLASAIQQEKEFFETHEHFSILLHEGKATIPLLAEKLTSELVGHIIKTLPALENQIRSELQKTLQELHKYRRGIPTTESDKLIFLTDLIKLFNEDIAHSMYGEEHLSGNEIRLFTKIRREFQNWEGVLQDSSVKVTKIVPKEVWKYEVQYRGRELPGFTNYRTFEDIVKAQIMELEEPAITILNAVVELVEESFLEVTKKHFADFHNLYRAAKARIEDIKEKQAAEAERNIRIQFKMEKIVYCQDYSYIADLKTVKGRKKNSEAKAYPSEVTIGTVSMQDTSFIEEMVSHTQAYFNGARNRLSSQIPLIILFSVLQNFGDTLQTTMLHLLQEKEKLTLLLQEDSEVAKYRHSLSQRVNRLTKACQYLRNFASLQIS; encoded by the exons ATGAACAAGCCACATAATAAGCCAAGAAATCAGCAGGTCATGGATAATAAACATTTTCTGGAGAAAAGAGGCATTGCGTTACCTTCCACAAAACCACTTATAGATGCTTCTGAAGTACCTCTTCCACCGGATTTAGATGATCAAGAAGCTCCTGTGAATCAAAACAAGATGGCATCACAGGCAGAAGTGAGAAAGTCTGTTTTGGAGAGAAAGCCTCAACAGCAACAAGAGCAGCTGGAGAAACTATATTACCGAGTACGAGATAAG CAGATGGAAGAACACACCTTGTACAGCCAATATGAGCAAAAGATCCGCCCCTGTATTGATCTCATCGACAGCTTGAGGGCTCTTGGAGTAGAAAAAGATCTGGCTTTGCCTGCGATTGCAGTGATCGGAGACCAGAGCTCTGGAAAAAGCTCTGTCCTAGAAGCTCTGTCTGGTATTGCTCTTCCTAGAGGAAATG GTATTGTTACTAGATGTCCCTTGGAACTTAAACTCAAAAAAACACCTGCTACACagaaatggaaagggaaaattAGTTACCGCAATACCAGTGAAGAGCTCCAGAACCCCTCAGAGGTGGAGAAAGCAATAAGAGCAG CCCAGAATATTGTGGCTGGTACCAAAGGTGCCATTAGTAGAGAACTAATTTCCCTGGAAGTCTGGTCCCCAACTGTCCCGGACCTGACACTAATTGATCTTCCTGGAATTGCTAGAGTGGCTGTAGGAGATCAGCCGGAAGACATTGGGGAACAG ATCAAAAAGCTACTTAAAAACATTATTGGCAACAAAGAGACACTCAATTTGGTAGTAGTGCCATGTAATGTGGACATTGCAACAACAGAAGCACTGAAAATGGCTCAAGAGGTGGACCCCAAGGGAGAAAGGACACTAG GAATCCTCACAAAACCTGATTTGGTGGACAAAGGAACTGAAGAGTCTATTGTTAACATAATACAAAATCTGATCGTCCCCCTCAAAAAAGGTTACATGGTCGTGAAGTGTCGTGGGCAACAGGACATCCGCAACAATCTGACCTTAGCCTCTGCCATCCAGCAGGAGAAAGAATTCTTTGAGACTCATGAACATTTTAG CATTCTTCTGCACGAAGGAAAGGCTACTATCCCTCTTCTGGCAGAGAAGCTCACAAGTGAACTTGTGGGACATATTATT AAAACTTTGCCTGCGCTAGAGAACCAAATACGCAGTGAACTCCAAAAAACATTACAAGAACTACACAAATATAGACGAGGCATACCTACAACAGAGTCTGATAAGCTGATTTTCCTTACAGAT CTGATCAAACTGTTTAATGAAGATATTGCCCATTCAATGTATGGAGAGGAACATTTATCTGGAAATGAAATCAGACTGTTTACAAAAATCCGCAGAGAGTTTCAAAATTGGGAAGGAGTTCTCCAAGACAGTAGTGTAAAGG ttacAAAAATTGTACCTAAAGAAGTGTGGAAATACGAAGTGCAGTATCGTGGACGGGAGCTCCCAGGCTTTACCAATTACAGGACATTTGAGGACATTGTAAAAGCACAAATCATGGAACTGGAGGAGCCAGCTATCACAATACTGAACGCTGTGGTTG AACTGGTTGAAGAGTCTTTTCTGGAAGTCACTAAAAAGCATTTTGCTGATTTTCACAATCTATACAGAGCTGCTAAG GCCAGAATTGAAGACATTAAGGAGAAACAAGCAGCAGAGGCCGAAAGAAACATCCGGATCCagtttaaaatggagaaaattgTATATTGCCAGGACTACAGTTATATTGCTGATTTAAAAActgttaagggaagaaaaaagaacagcgAGGCGAAAGCGTACCCATCAGAGGTGACCATTGGAACTGTTTCAATGCAAGATACCTCCTTCATCGAGGAAATGGTTTCTCACACGCAGGCTTACTTCAAT gGAGCAAGGAATCGCCTCTCCAGTCAAATTCCTTTgataattctgttttctgtcctcCAAAACTTTGGAGACACCCTACAGACCACAATGTTACATcttttgcaagaaaaagaaaagttaactcTTCTCCTTCAGGAGGACAGTGAAGTTGCTAAATACAGGCATTCACTCAGTCAACGAGTTAATCGTCTTACCAAAGCCTGCCAATATCTAAGAAACTTTGCCTCTCTGCagatttcttga